A region of the Methylobacterium nodulans ORS 2060 genome:
GCGAGACATCGTCGTGCCGGTTCCTCAACCCGCCGGGGCGCGGCTTCACGCATCCGCTCGCGGTCTGGCTCAAGAGCCGGATCGGCCCGGTGATCGTGCGCGGCCCCGCCCATGTCCCCTCCGAGCGCGGCTCGGAACCGGATGGCACGAGCGTGCTCGCAGCGAGCCACGACGGCTACGTCCCGAGCTTCGGCCTCGTTCACGAGCGTCGCTGGCGCCTTGCGGCGGACGGCGCGCTGCTGGAGGGCGAGGATGCCTTCCTGCGCCCGCTGCGCGAGGGAAGCGGGCGCGACGAGACCCGGCCAGTCGAGGCGGCGATCCGCTTCCATCTGCATCCGTCGGTGCGGGTCGGACGCGAGGGCCACGCCGTGCGCCTCCTCGGCGCGAACGGCGAGACCTGGCTGTTCGAGGCGGAGGCCATCGACCCGGTCATCGAGGAGAGCGTGTTCTTCGCAGCCTTCAACGGAGCGCGGCGCACGGAGCAGATCGTGCTGCACCTGAGCGTCACGGACGGCACCAGGGTGGCGTGGCGGTTCCGGCGGCTTTGATACGACTGCCGATTGATCTGTTCCGGGACGAGTTCGCGCGGGGAACCCCTCTCCCGTGCGGGAGAGGGGCAGGGGTGAGGGTCCAGGTGGTTCAGCAAGAAGACGGAACCGGGCCGCTGTCAGCACCACGGCCTCAGGATTATTGCGGATCCGTCCGGGACCCTCACCCCTACCCCTCTCCCGCACGGGAGAGGGGATCCCGCGGTTCCCGCGCCCTCTCGTTTCCGAACAGATCAACCGGAAGCCATATGACACCGCGAGCTCCGGGGGACGGCGCAACGCCTCCGCTGGCCTCCCCCGGCCGTTTCTGCTACCGCGCGCTGATTCCAACCCGCTGGCAGGCGCTCACGCCCGCTTTCCGCTCCGATGCACGGACCTTGACCCATGGCGAGCGACCTCATCCCCGTCACCCGCGCGCTGCTCTCGGTCTCCGACAAGACCGGCCTCGTGGATTTCGCCCGGGCGCTCGCCGCGCGGGGCGTGGCGCTCGTCTCGACCGGGGGCACCCACCGGGCGCTCACCGAGGCGGGACTCGCCGTCACGGAAGTCTCCGACCTCACCGGCTTTCCCGAGATGATGGACGGCCGGGTCAAGACGCTGCACCCGGGCGTCCATGGCGGGCTGCTCGCCGTGCGCGACAACCCCGAGCATCAGGCGGCGATGCTCGCCCATGGCATCGCGCCGATCGATCTCCTCGTCGTCAACCTCTACCCGTTCGAGGCGACGCTGGCGGCCGGGCGCCCGGCGGCGGAGTGCATCGAGAACATCGATATCGGCGGGCCGGCGATGATCAGGGCGGCGGCCAAGAACCACGAGGATGTGGCCGTCGTGGTGGATGTCGCGGATTACGGCGCGATCCTGGCCGATCTCGACGCCCATGGCGGCGCGGTGATCCGGGCGACCCGGCGGCGCCTCGCCCAGAAGGCCTTCGCGCGGACCGCCTCCTATGACGCGGCGATCGCCACCTGGCTCGAAGGCGAATACGCCGCGGAGGTCGCCGAGGCGCCGGTGTATCGCGCGCTCGGCGGCACCCTCGCCCAGGGCCTGCGCTACGGCGAGAACCCGCACCAGCAGGCATCCTTCTATCGCACGGCCGGCGCAGCGCGCCCCGGCGTGGCGACGGCCCGTCAGCTGCAGGGCAAGGAACTCTCCTACAACAATCTCAACGACACGGACGCGGCCTTCGAATGCGTGTCCGAGTTCGATCCCGCGCGCACGGCGGCGGTCGTCATCGTCAAGCACGCCAACCCTTGCGGCGTGGCCGAAGGGGCTTCGCTGCTCGCCGCCTACGAGCGGGCGCTCGCCTGCGATCCGGTCTCGGCCTTCGGCGGCATCGTGGCGCTGAACCGCACGCTCGATGCAGAGGCTGCGCGGCGCATCGTCGAGATCTTCACCGAGGTCATCATCGCACCCGACGCCACCGGGGAGGCTGCGGCGATCGTGGCGGCCAAGAAGAACCTGCGCCTCCTGGTGACGGGCGGGGTCGCCGACCCGCGCCAGCCGGGCGCGGTCTGGCGGACGGTCGCGGGCGGCATCCTGGTGCAGAGCCGCGACGCGGCGGTGGTCGACGACATGGACCTGCGCGTCGTGACGAAGCGGGCCCCCGACGCGCGGGAGCTCGCGGATCTGCGCTTCGCCTTCCGGGTCGCCAAGCACGTGAAGTCGAACGCCATCGTGTATGCCAAGGACGGCGCCACGGTCGGCATCGGCGCCGGGCAGATGTCGCGGGTCGATTCCTCCCGCATCGCCGCCTGGAAGGCCGCGGAGGCCGCCAGGGTTGCGGGCGCCCCCGAGAGCCTCGCCCGCGGGGCGGTGGTCGCCTCCGACGCCTTCTTCCCCTTCGCGGATGGGCTCCTCGCGGCGGCGGAGGCCGGTGCCACGGCGGTGATTCAGCCCGGCGGCTCAATGCGCGACGACGAGGTGATCCGCGCCGCCGACGAGGCTGGCCTCGCCATGGTGTTCACGGGGCACCGGCACTTCCGGCACTGATCCGGAGGGGACGGAGCCGGCGGGTGCGTTGACGTCCGCCACCGCCTTGCGCCAAGCCTAGCCGTCGGCCGCGGCGGACGGCGGGGCAGGACGGGATGCGGCTCTACGAACACGACCTGCGGGCGCGGGTGCTGGCGGAAGTCCACGCCCGCCCCTTCATGCCGGTCAAGACGCCGCGGCGCTTCC
Encoded here:
- the purH gene encoding bifunctional phosphoribosylaminoimidazolecarboxamide formyltransferase/IMP cyclohydrolase is translated as MASDLIPVTRALLSVSDKTGLVDFARALAARGVALVSTGGTHRALTEAGLAVTEVSDLTGFPEMMDGRVKTLHPGVHGGLLAVRDNPEHQAAMLAHGIAPIDLLVVNLYPFEATLAAGRPAAECIENIDIGGPAMIRAAAKNHEDVAVVVDVADYGAILADLDAHGGAVIRATRRRLAQKAFARTASYDAAIATWLEGEYAAEVAEAPVYRALGGTLAQGLRYGENPHQQASFYRTAGAARPGVATARQLQGKELSYNNLNDTDAAFECVSEFDPARTAAVVIVKHANPCGVAEGASLLAAYERALACDPVSAFGGIVALNRTLDAEAARRIVEIFTEVIIAPDATGEAAAIVAAKKNLRLLVTGGVADPRQPGAVWRTVAGGILVQSRDAAVVDDMDLRVVTKRAPDARELADLRFAFRVAKHVKSNAIVYAKDGATVGIGAGQMSRVDSSRIAAWKAAEAARVAGAPESLARGAVVASDAFFPFADGLLAAAEAGATAVIQPGGSMRDDEVIRAADEAGLAMVFTGHRHFRH